One Methylocapsa sp. D3K7 DNA window includes the following coding sequences:
- a CDS encoding lipoprotein-releasing ABC transporter permease subunit — protein sequence MDAMKGTRPFAPFEWMIAFRYLRARRKTSFVSVIALFSFLGIVLGVATLIVVMSVMNGFHKELLDKIVGINGHIFLQAADTQFTDFDEVVTQVAGVPGVKLVVPMIESPAAASTANMAFALVRGIREADIKQLPGIAHNVKLGTLDGFDTAGGVAIGQRLAENLGLRIGDKVKILIANGAQTPFGVTPRSKVYPVTAIFQIGMAEFDNLFVYMALPEAQGFFNKDNQASVIEIFLRQPEDIDSVRSKIDGTVMRPMIMTDWRERNKTFFDALNVERNVMFIILMLIVLVAALNIVSGLIMLVKDKGRDVAILRTMGATQGGVMRIFLITGASIGVAGTIAGCLLGLVVANNVEAFRQMLNRLLNANLFPAELYFLSRLPSVVDPSEVFAVVVMTLTLSVLATIYPSWRAAKLDPVEALRYE from the coding sequence ATGGATGCTATGAAAGGAACCCGCCCATTCGCGCCTTTCGAATGGATGATTGCGTTCCGCTACCTTCGCGCCCGCCGCAAAACGAGCTTCGTTTCGGTGATCGCGCTTTTTTCGTTCCTCGGGATTGTCCTTGGTGTCGCGACACTGATCGTTGTCATGTCGGTGATGAACGGCTTTCACAAGGAATTGCTGGACAAGATCGTCGGCATCAACGGCCATATCTTTCTCCAGGCGGCTGATACGCAGTTCACGGACTTTGACGAAGTCGTGACACAAGTGGCCGGCGTGCCTGGTGTGAAATTGGTCGTGCCCATGATCGAAAGTCCCGCAGCCGCATCCACTGCCAACATGGCGTTTGCGTTGGTGCGAGGGATAAGGGAAGCGGATATCAAGCAGCTGCCGGGCATTGCCCACAATGTGAAGCTTGGCACGCTTGACGGCTTCGATACCGCAGGTGGCGTGGCGATAGGTCAAAGACTCGCGGAGAATCTTGGGCTGAGGATCGGCGACAAGGTCAAGATTTTGATCGCGAATGGTGCGCAGACGCCGTTCGGTGTCACGCCGCGGAGCAAAGTGTATCCGGTCACCGCCATCTTTCAGATTGGCATGGCGGAGTTCGATAATCTTTTCGTTTATATGGCGTTGCCCGAGGCGCAAGGATTTTTCAACAAGGATAATCAGGCGAGCGTCATTGAAATTTTTCTTCGCCAGCCAGAAGACATAGATTCGGTGAGAAGCAAAATCGACGGGACGGTGATGCGGCCGATGATCATGACCGACTGGCGCGAGCGCAATAAGACATTCTTCGACGCGCTGAACGTCGAGCGCAATGTCATGTTCATCATTTTGATGCTGATCGTGCTTGTCGCGGCACTCAATATCGTGTCTGGGCTTATTATGCTGGTGAAGGACAAGGGCCGGGATGTCGCGATCCTGCGGACCATGGGCGCGACGCAAGGCGGTGTCATGCGTATTTTTCTCATCACCGGTGCGTCGATCGGCGTTGCCGGAACAATTGCCGGCTGCTTGCTTGGCCTTGTCGTTGCGAACAATGTCGAAGCGTTCCGGCAGATGCTGAACCGGCTTCTCAACGCAAATCTGTTCCCGGCCGAACTCTATTTTCTGTCCCGTCTGCCATCGGTGGTCGATCCCAGCGAGGTTTTTGCCGTCGTCGTGATGACACTCACCTTGTCGGTTCTAGCAACGATTTATCCGTCGTGGCGCGCTGCGAAGCTCGATCCTGTCGAAGCGTTGCGTTACGAATAG
- a CDS encoding ABC transporter ATP-binding protein, protein MTAPILQLDRLERRYDQAGSPLEILRGADFCLMAGQSAALVAPSGAGKSTLLHIAGLLEKPDSGEVFIAGEATVGMSDAARTTLRRGEIGFVYQFHHLLPEFSALENIMLPQMIGGLSRREASERAMQLLHYLGLSARASHRPSELSGGEQQRVAIARAVANGPRLLLADEPTGNLDPKTADHVFAALEAIVRATGLATLIATHNMELAARMDRRVTLHEGLLVEFD, encoded by the coding sequence ATGACCGCGCCAATCCTCCAACTCGACAGGCTCGAACGGCGCTACGATCAAGCGGGTTCTCCACTCGAGATTTTGCGCGGTGCGGATTTTTGCTTGATGGCCGGGCAGTCCGCCGCGCTGGTCGCTCCGTCCGGCGCCGGCAAATCGACACTTCTCCATATCGCGGGACTTCTCGAAAAGCCCGACTCGGGAGAAGTGTTTATCGCGGGCGAAGCAACGGTCGGCATGAGTGATGCCGCGCGAACGACTTTGCGGCGGGGCGAAATCGGTTTTGTCTATCAGTTCCATCATTTGCTGCCGGAATTTTCGGCGCTTGAAAACATCATGCTGCCGCAGATGATCGGCGGGCTGTCGCGGCGCGAGGCCAGCGAACGCGCCATGCAATTGCTTCACTATCTTGGATTGTCGGCCCGCGCGAGCCATCGGCCCTCGGAGCTTTCCGGCGGGGAGCAGCAGCGCGTGGCGATTGCCCGGGCGGTCGCAAACGGGCCGCGGCTCTTACTGGCCGACGAGCCGACCGGAAATCTTGATCCGAAGACCGCCGACCATGTGTTTGCGGCGCTTGAGGCGATTGTCCGGGCGACGGGACTTGCGACCCTCATCGCAACCCATAACATGGAGCTTGCCGCGCGCATGGACCGGCGGGTCACTCTGCATGAAGGGCTGTTGGTGGAATTTGATTAG
- the proS gene encoding proline--tRNA ligase, whose translation MRLSRYFLPILRETPKEAEIVSHRLMLRAGMIRQEAAGIYSWLPLGLRVLQKVATIVREEMDRAGAIELLMPTLQLADLWRETGRYEAYGPEMLRIKDRHERELLYGPTNEDMITGIFRAYVRSYRDLPKILYHIQWKFRDEQRPRFGVMRGREFLMKDAYSFDIDEASARLSYNKMFVAYLRIFARMGLKAIPMRAETGPIGGDLSHEFLILAETGESAVFCHADVLDLPIPPENTDYESDLLPVIQQWTALYAATGDVHDQDRFERETPEAKRIHTRGIEVGQVFYFGDKYSKPMQALITGPDGAERPFQGGSYGVGVSRLVGALIEASHDENGIIWPEPVAPFKVGIANLKAGDDVTDAACELIYDALEKAGVDVLYDDTDERPGAKFAKLDLIGLPYQLIVGPKGLASGTVELKTRATGARENLDAATAIARLAGS comes from the coding sequence ATGCGTCTGTCCCGATATTTCCTGCCGATTCTTCGTGAGACGCCCAAAGAGGCCGAGATCGTCTCGCACCGGTTGATGTTACGCGCCGGCATGATCCGCCAAGAGGCGGCCGGGATTTATTCCTGGCTGCCGCTCGGGCTTCGCGTTTTGCAGAAAGTGGCGACAATCGTGCGCGAAGAGATGGACCGCGCGGGGGCGATTGAACTCTTGATGCCAACCCTTCAACTGGCGGATTTGTGGCGGGAGACCGGCCGCTACGAGGCCTATGGGCCGGAAATGCTCAGAATCAAGGATCGTCACGAACGCGAATTGCTTTATGGCCCGACAAATGAGGATATGATTACCGGGATTTTTCGCGCCTATGTGCGAAGCTACCGGGATTTGCCCAAAATCCTCTACCACATCCAATGGAAATTCCGTGACGAGCAAAGGCCTCGTTTCGGTGTCATGCGCGGCCGCGAATTCCTGATGAAGGACGCCTATTCCTTCGATATCGACGAGGCGTCGGCGCGGCTGTCCTATAACAAAATGTTCGTCGCCTATTTGCGGATATTTGCCCGTATGGGCCTGAAAGCGATCCCTATGCGTGCCGAGACGGGGCCGATAGGCGGCGATTTGAGCCATGAATTTCTAATTTTGGCGGAGACTGGCGAGTCGGCCGTATTTTGCCACGCCGATGTCTTGGATTTGCCTATTCCCCCCGAGAATACCGATTATGAAAGTGATCTTCTGCCGGTCATCCAGCAATGGACGGCGCTTTACGCAGCAACCGGAGATGTTCACGACCAAGACCGGTTCGAGCGGGAGACACCAGAAGCAAAACGCATTCACACGCGGGGCATCGAGGTGGGCCAAGTGTTTTATTTCGGTGACAAATATTCAAAGCCGATGCAGGCTTTGATTACCGGGCCGGACGGCGCCGAGCGGCCCTTCCAGGGCGGCTCCTACGGGGTCGGCGTGTCGCGTCTTGTCGGCGCGCTGATCGAGGCCAGCCATGACGAAAACGGGATCATCTGGCCCGAACCGGTCGCGCCTTTCAAAGTCGGCATCGCCAATCTCAAGGCCGGCGATGACGTGACGGATGCCGCCTGCGAGTTGATCTATGACGCACTCGAAAAAGCTGGCGTGGACGTACTCTATGACGACACCGATGAGCGGCCTGGTGCCAAATTCGCCAAGCTCGATCTGATTGGACTGCCTTATCAACTTATCGTTGGCCCAAAGGGGCTCGCCTCAGGTACTGTCGAACTCAAGACAAGGGCGACCGGTGCGCGCGAAAACCTCGATGCCGCGACGGCAATCGCCAGGCTTGCGGGTTCGTGA
- a CDS encoding AAA family ATPase — protein sequence MEQRAFDQSEVFAFLADPATHGLSTPVKRIDTHGAAVFLAGKDVYKVKKAVRFPFMDFSTLDKRQLACARELVVNQANAPDLYLGAVPISREDSKLRLGSGGPIIEWAVHMRRFDENQTLDNLAERHELNFEMIARLACAVATSHRRAPVIIGANSPGVLEAQIEETLVSLEAEQDVFAARAAAWLRQAMQQALNRGKPLLREREDQGWVRRCHGDLHLRNIVLIEDRPVLFDAIEFNEAFATCDVLYDLAFLLMDLWTRGLRRHANLLFNRYLWTCDDIETQLKGPSLIPLFLSLRAAIRAKVIVLEPGGAKDHAREARHYFEAACEFLVPRRLDLVAIGGLSGSGKSSLAAALAGSIGCAPGAVHLRSDIERKRLFNVHEFDRLPEAAYQPEITERTYQRLRDLAAIALNAGQSVIVDAVHLRPEEREAIKLVASQNKAHFTGLWLEASIGQLMQRVTTRTRDASDATAGVVSAQAKQKAGAMDWHRVDASAPIEEITSCILAAL from the coding sequence GTGGAACAGCGTGCATTTGATCAAAGCGAAGTCTTCGCCTTCCTGGCGGACCCCGCGACGCACGGGCTGAGTACGCCAGTCAAACGCATAGATACGCATGGGGCGGCGGTTTTCCTCGCAGGCAAGGATGTTTACAAAGTCAAGAAAGCGGTGCGCTTTCCCTTCATGGATTTTTCGACACTCGACAAGCGGCAGTTGGCCTGCGCGCGCGAGCTTGTGGTCAATCAAGCCAATGCTCCGGATCTCTACCTTGGCGCGGTTCCAATTTCACGAGAGGATTCCAAATTAAGGTTGGGAAGTGGTGGGCCGATCATCGAATGGGCCGTGCATATGCGGCGCTTTGATGAAAACCAGACGCTCGATAATTTAGCCGAACGCCACGAACTCAATTTTGAAATGATTGCCCGTCTTGCTTGCGCCGTCGCCACGTCGCACCGACGCGCGCCAGTTATCATAGGAGCAAATTCGCCCGGCGTGCTGGAAGCTCAGATCGAGGAAACGCTTGTCTCCCTCGAAGCAGAACAAGACGTCTTCGCGGCGCGTGCCGCCGCGTGGCTTCGTCAGGCAATGCAGCAAGCTTTAAATCGAGGAAAACCCTTGCTGCGAGAGCGCGAAGATCAAGGATGGGTGCGCCGCTGCCACGGAGATCTGCACTTGCGCAATATCGTCTTGATCGAAGACCGGCCGGTGTTGTTTGACGCGATTGAATTCAACGAGGCATTCGCGACATGCGACGTGCTTTATGATCTGGCGTTTCTGCTGATGGATCTGTGGACGCGCGGATTGCGTCGCCATGCGAATCTTTTGTTCAACCGGTATCTCTGGACTTGTGATGATATCGAGACGCAGCTCAAGGGCCCTTCGCTGATCCCGCTTTTCCTTTCCTTGCGCGCCGCAATTCGCGCCAAGGTGATCGTTCTTGAGCCTGGCGGAGCGAAGGATCACGCACGGGAAGCTCGCCATTATTTCGAGGCGGCTTGCGAATTTCTGGTGCCGCGGCGGCTTGATTTGGTTGCCATCGGTGGATTGTCTGGCTCCGGCAAAAGCTCGCTTGCCGCCGCGCTCGCGGGATCGATCGGATGTGCGCCCGGTGCCGTGCATCTGCGCAGCGATATTGAACGCAAGCGGCTGTTCAATGTTCACGAGTTCGACCGCTTGCCAGAGGCGGCCTATCAGCCCGAAATCACGGAACGGACGTATCAGCGTCTGCGGGATTTGGCGGCAATCGCGCTCAACGCTGGCCAAAGCGTCATCGTCGATGCCGTGCATCTGCGCCCGGAAGAACGCGAGGCGATAAAGCTGGTCGCGAGCCAGAACAAAGCTCATTTCACGGGCCTATGGCTCGAAGCGTCAATCGGCCAGCTTATGCAACGTGTCACCACGCGCACGAGGGATGCCTCGGATGCCACAGCAGGTGTCGTGTCGGCACAGGCGAAACAGAAAGCCGGAGCGATGGATTGGCATCGCGTGGATGCCTCGGCGCCGATTGAGGAAATCACGAGCTGTATTCTTGCCGCACTCTAA
- a CDS encoding zinc-dependent alcohol dehydrogenase family protein, whose translation MFGMVLHTIGTPLVFEELPDPFPGPGELRVRVEACGVCRTDLHVVDGELPDPKLPIIPGHEIVGRIDALGPGVDNLKIGERVGIPWLGATCGVCPYCASQRENLCDRPVFTGYTRNGGYATHAIANARYAFPLREDSKAAALAPLLCAGLIGWRSLRFAGNAKTLGLYGFGAAAHIIVQAALKQGRRVFAFTRQGDTASQAFALRLGAAWAGSSAEPPPELLDAAIIYAPVGELVPAALAAVRKGGVVVCAGIHMSDIPSFPYRLLWEERQIISVANLTRRDGLEFLAFATEAGIETQITTYPLDQANSALADLRAGRLEGAAVLLPPPY comes from the coding sequence ATGTTCGGCATGGTCCTGCACACAATAGGCACGCCTCTTGTGTTTGAGGAATTGCCTGATCCCTTTCCGGGCCCCGGCGAGCTGCGCGTCCGGGTTGAGGCTTGCGGCGTCTGCCGGACGGATCTTCACGTCGTTGACGGAGAACTGCCGGACCCAAAATTGCCGATCATTCCTGGCCATGAGATTGTCGGGCGTATTGATGCACTCGGCCCGGGTGTGGATAATCTCAAAATTGGCGAGAGAGTTGGCATCCCCTGGCTAGGGGCAACGTGCGGCGTCTGTCCCTATTGCGCCAGCCAAAGGGAAAACCTCTGCGACCGGCCGGTGTTCACAGGGTACACGCGAAATGGCGGTTATGCGACCCACGCGATTGCCAATGCGCGCTATGCTTTTCCGTTGCGCGAAGACAGCAAGGCGGCAGCGCTGGCGCCCTTGCTTTGTGCCGGTCTCATCGGCTGGCGCTCGCTTCGCTTCGCAGGCAACGCCAAGACGCTCGGTCTTTATGGGTTTGGGGCGGCGGCCCATATCATCGTGCAGGCCGCACTCAAGCAAGGGCGTCGGGTTTTTGCTTTTACGCGCCAAGGCGACACAGCCTCGCAGGCTTTTGCCTTGCGCCTCGGTGCCGCCTGGGCCGGCAGCTCCGCTGAACCTCCGCCCGAGCTGCTGGATGCGGCGATCATCTACGCGCCAGTCGGTGAATTGGTGCCTGCCGCCCTCGCGGCGGTACGCAAGGGTGGAGTCGTCGTGTGCGCCGGGATCCATATGAGCGACATCCCTTCATTCCCATATCGTCTGCTTTGGGAAGAACGTCAGATCATCTCTGTTGCCAATCTCACGCGGCGGGATGGACTCGAATTTCTTGCCTTTGCCACGGAAGCAGGAATTGAAACGCAGATTACGACCTATCCGCTCGATCAAGCAAACAGCGCCCTCGCTGATTTGCGAGCCGGACGGTTGGAGGGCGCGGCGGTGTTGCTTCCGCCCCCTTACTGA
- a CDS encoding molybdopterin-binding protein, protein MKISARNALEGTIKEVHKGATTAHVEIELKGGQIVTSSITNESVDELGLKKGVQAYAVIKASDVMVAIK, encoded by the coding sequence ATGAAAATATCAGCGCGCAATGCACTCGAAGGCACGATCAAGGAAGTTCACAAGGGCGCGACCACCGCGCATGTCGAGATCGAACTCAAAGGCGGCCAAATCGTAACCTCCTCGATCACCAATGAATCGGTCGACGAACTTGGCCTTAAAAAAGGTGTGCAAGCCTACGCGGTCATCAAAGCCTCTGATGTGATGGTCGCCATAAAGTAA
- a CDS encoding IS630 family transposase (programmed frameshift), protein MPSAVKLREDYLAKELRVLARRSKNVNQSRRLLSLAAVRDGMDRRAAAKIGGMDRQTLRDWVHRFNATGPEGLIDNWTEGPAPRLSAAQLAEFATIVEAGPDREKDGVVRWRRVDLRRIIAERFGVDFHERYVGKLLKKLGFSHISARPRHPAQDEQIVEAFKKNFPRALKAHLDKLPETTPVEVWFQDEARIGQKNGLVRQWARRGTRPRQPADQRYDNAYLFGAICPARGVGAALALPYADTGMMQLHLDEISHNVAKGAHAVLLLDRAGWHTTSQLNVPENITPIFLPSRAPELNPVENIWQYLRQNWLSNTVFENYDAIIDAACAAWRKLIAQPETITSIGMREWAHVGQSL, encoded by the exons ATGCCATCAGCGGTGAAATTGCGAGAGGACTATTTGGCCAAGGAGCTTCGGGTGTTGGCCCGGCGCTCAAAGAACGTCAACCAGAGTCGCCGGCTGTTATCGCTGGCGGCAGTGCGGGACGGGATGGATCGGAGGGCGGCGGCCAAGATCGGCGGGATGGATCGGCAGACGCTGCGCGACTGGGTCCATCGCTTCAACGCCACCGGGCCAGAGGGCCTCATCGACAACTGGACAGAGGGCCCCGCGCCGCGCCTGTCAGCCGCGCAGTTGGCCGAGTTCGCGACAATCGTCGAGGCCGGGCCGGATCGTGAGAAGGATGGCGTCGTGCGTTGGCGCCGGGTGGACCTCAGGCGCATCATCGCCGAGAGGTTCGGCGTCGACTTCCACGAGCGCTACGTTGGAAAGCTTTTGAAGAAGCTCGGCTTCTCGCACATCAGCGCAAGGCCGCGCCATCCAGCCCAGGACGAACAGATCGTCGAGGCGTTCA AAAAAAACTTCCCGCGCGCGCTGAAGGCTCATCTCGACAAACTGCCAGAGACGACGCCGGTCGAAGTCTGGTTCCAGGACGAAGCCCGGATCGGCCAGAAGAATGGCCTCGTCCGCCAGTGGGCCAGGCGTGGAACGAGGCCAAGGCAGCCCGCCGACCAGCGCTACGACAACGCCTATCTGTTTGGCGCGATCTGCCCCGCCCGCGGCGTTGGGGCGGCCCTCGCGTTGCCTTATGCGGACACCGGCATGATGCAGCTCCATCTCGACGAAATCTCGCACAACGTCGCCAAGGGTGCGCATGCCGTCCTGCTGCTCGACAGGGCCGGATGGCACACCACCAGCCAGCTCAACGTGCCCGAAAACATCACGCCGATCTTCCTGCCTTCGCGCGCGCCGGAACTGAACCCGGTCGAGAACATCTGGCAGTATCTGCGTCAGAACTGGCTCTCAAACACCGTCTTCGAAAATTACGATGCCATCATCGACGCAGCCTGCGCCGCCTGGCGAAAGCTCATAGCCCAGCCTGAAACAATCACATCCATCGGGATGCGAGAATGGGCTCACGTCGGTCAGTCGCTATGA
- a CDS encoding polyhydroxyalkanoic acid system family protein produces MSNSIVITVPHDLGAEEARRRIVERLDRLRHDYVDKLAYSEVNWSGDTADLRVVAFGQTVTGKICVMSDSVRVEVQLPWILAALTNKIQGVLKTNAEESLRIGHTPPKV; encoded by the coding sequence ATGTCAAATTCGATTGTCATCACCGTGCCGCACGATCTTGGTGCCGAAGAAGCAAGGCGGCGGATCGTCGAGCGGCTCGATCGCTTGCGCCATGACTATGTGGATAAATTGGCCTACAGCGAAGTGAATTGGAGCGGCGACACCGCGGATTTGCGGGTCGTGGCCTTTGGTCAAACGGTCACGGGAAAAATCTGCGTCATGAGCGATTCCGTGCGTGTCGAAGTGCAGCTACCCTGGATCCTCGCCGCCCTCACCAACAAGATTCAAGGCGTTCTCAAGACCAACGCGGAGGAATCCTTGCGGATCGGGCACACCCCGCCAAAAGTCTGA
- a CDS encoding cytochrome P450, giving the protein MRVPNFVTVLGVRLCMTAEGLFTLYQIPAAVFSAKGASLKEKFGTAFQEPLTQRLALRFLRAFLPNSPVTSKRLIKSYPNTGTALVTRYEDVVEVLDRNADFEVVYEPKMRAITAGENFFLGMQDTSLYQRDVSNMRLATRRDDVSAIVEPLARRLAEKLVAEKSGRIDMPPELSQLVPAAIVTDYFGVTGAPDSDLIEWATLMFRYLFADLSGNPELERDALNAAAACCSVIDRDIANRKASGETKDDVIGRCLVMQAAGLPGMDDVSIRNNLVGLVIGAIPTISRAAVQALEQLLDRPLVLASAEQAALDGNDKLFAAHVFEALRFNPINPIIFRRATRDTTIAAGSFRARRIPKDTMVLASNLSAMFDPLKIESPESFRTDRPWGDYMLWGYGLHGCFGAYINRAVLPAILKPLVTKPGLRRAAGEAGQIKTDGTQFPTHFVLDWGYTKGHSD; this is encoded by the coding sequence ATGCGTGTGCCGAATTTCGTCACGGTTCTTGGTGTGCGCTTGTGCATGACCGCCGAGGGGCTCTTTACACTTTATCAGATCCCCGCTGCCGTCTTCTCGGCGAAAGGCGCGAGCCTCAAGGAGAAATTCGGCACGGCGTTTCAGGAGCCGCTCACCCAAAGGCTCGCACTGCGCTTTTTGCGCGCCTTTCTACCCAATTCGCCGGTGACTTCGAAGCGCCTCATCAAATCCTATCCAAATACCGGGACTGCCCTCGTGACCCGGTATGAGGATGTGGTCGAGGTGCTCGACCGGAATGCCGATTTTGAGGTTGTCTACGAACCCAAGATGCGGGCGATTACGGCCGGCGAGAATTTTTTTCTTGGGATGCAGGACACCTCGCTCTATCAGCGCGACGTCTCCAACATGCGTCTTGCGACCCGGCGTGACGATGTCTCTGCAATCGTTGAACCACTGGCCCGGCGTCTCGCCGAAAAGCTCGTCGCCGAAAAATCCGGCCGCATCGACATGCCGCCCGAACTCAGCCAGCTCGTGCCGGCTGCGATCGTCACCGATTATTTCGGTGTGACCGGCGCTCCCGATAGCGACCTCATCGAGTGGGCGACACTCATGTTCCGCTATCTGTTCGCCGATCTCAGCGGCAATCCGGAGCTGGAACGCGATGCCCTCAACGCTGCCGCCGCTTGCTGCTCTGTGATCGACAGGGACATTGCCAACCGCAAGGCATCCGGAGAGACGAAAGACGATGTGATCGGGCGCTGCCTTGTCATGCAGGCGGCCGGCCTACCCGGCATGGATGATGTCAGCATTCGCAACAACCTTGTCGGGCTCGTGATCGGCGCGATCCCCACCATCTCCCGGGCGGCCGTGCAGGCACTGGAACAATTGCTCGACCGTCCCTTGGTACTCGCATCGGCCGAGCAAGCCGCGCTCGACGGCAACGATAAACTTTTCGCCGCGCATGTTTTCGAGGCTCTCCGCTTCAATCCCATCAACCCGATTATCTTCCGGCGCGCCACTCGCGACACCACGATCGCGGCAGGAAGTTTCCGCGCCAGGAGAATTCCCAAAGACACCATGGTGCTGGCGTCAAACCTTTCCGCGATGTTCGATCCGCTGAAAATCGAGTCTCCCGAATCGTTTCGCACCGATAGGCCCTGGGGCGACTACATGCTTTGGGGGTATGGGTTGCATGGGTGTTTCGGCGCCTACATCAACCGCGCCGTGCTGCCGGCGATTCTAAAGCCGCTTGTCACAAAGCCGGGCTTGCGGCGTGCCGCCGGCGAGGCGGGTCAGATCAAGACAGACGGGACGCAGTTTCCGACACATTTCGTGTTGGATTGGGGTTATACCAAAGGTCATAGCGACTGA